ttcgaaattatatataatgtttttttttacaaaatagtaatgttacattatggagataagccgtctttttttagtgaaaaatggtaatcttacatatgtttaatgtagttttccattttttatgttgtatgtttaaatattattttttcaaattaaaaatgtaaaatggcaatcttacatatgtttaatgtagtatttccattttttatgttgtatgtttacatatatttattattttcgaaattatatataatgttttttttataaaacggtaatgttacattatggagataagccgtctttttttaagtgaaaaatggtaattttacatatgtttaatgtaattttccattttttatgctgtatgtttacatattatttataattttcgaaaattagtaatattaaaatgtaaaattatatttatgtcacgtgtcatctttcgggagaaatttttttgCTGATCtagacgctctatggagcctcaaaaggtcccttttattagtatattttaagatataattttaaatcttaatgtaattttctatttttaaattgcgtatttacttatattaatatttacttattatttacttttctttatattgtgtatttctatttattatattttctatttactaataattttatattttaagatagatttacattttaagatagatgtataAATACTAacgtactttttccattttttaaattgtgtatttctttttcttatactttctacttgcgtaatatctatattttacattttaagatagatgtttaaatattaatatattttttccattgtttttaagttgtgtatttctttttcttatactttctatttacttaatatctatattttacattttaagatagatgtttaatatttaatgtactctttccatattttaaaaattgtgcatttacttattattgtatatataattattattttatttatatttataatatttacttattatttatttatattttaagatagatgtttaaatcttaatgttttttttccatttttaatgtaaaacggcaatgtttaatagaagaacttggacaaatagtcaaatagttatatttatgttttttctttttttataaaatggtaatgttacattatggagataagccgtttttttagtgaaatatggtaatcttacatatgtttaatgtagtttttccatttttttatgttgtatgtttacatattattgttatttttaaatgtaaaatggtaatcttacatatgtttaacgtagtatttctattttttatattgtatgtttacatattatttattattttcgaaattatatataatgttttttttacaaaatagtaatgttacattatggagataagccgtctttttttagtgaaaaatggtaatcttacatatgtttaatgtagttttccattttttatgttgtatgtttaaatattattttttcaaattaaaaatgtaaaatggcaatcttacatatgtttaatgtagtatttccattttttatgttgtatgtttacatatatttattattttcgaattatatataatgttttttttttataaaacggtaatgttacattatggagataagccgtcttttttttaagtgaaaaatggtaattttacatatgtttaatgtaatttttccattttttatgctgtatgtttacatattatttataattttcgaaaattagtaatattaaaatgtaaaactatattttatgccacgtgtcatctttcgggagaagttttttttgttgatgtggacgctctatggaacCTCAAAATGTcacttttattagtatagatcgAACTTTTGAGAGTAATTAATTTATCTAAGAAGCTTTGTTTAACCAAAAAATAACAACGTAACAAACGGATAGTTAAAAGTAAAAGTCAccttttttttgagcaacaaagCGGCACAATCGGAAAgggagaaggaaaaaaaaataacactgTCGAGAATACAATCGAAGGGAGGCGGTTAGGTTATGGAAGAGGAGAAAGCGGCGGCGTACTACGACGAGCTCACGCGCAAAGGCGAAGGAGCAGCTCGTTTCAAGCAAGGCCTCGGCTTCTCCGCCGGGAACGACGCGGTTCCGGAGAGAAGCTCAGCGATCGCATCCTCCTCTTCTTTTCTCAACCAGTTCGTCAAAGCTTCTTCCAACCCTAAACTCACCGAGGACGATTCCGATATCCGATCAATCAAAGataagttgaagaagaagaataaaccTGAAGATCAGCATCACTCTAGGGTTTCCGAGAAGAGCTACAGAGAATCGAGCGATCGGCGTCGTTATCGGAGTAGAGAGAGGGATGAGAGAGATAGAAGGAGAAGCAGGAGTGCAGATAGGCGTAGGGGGTATGGGGACAGAGAGAGACGGAGGCGGAGGAGCCGGAGTAGGAGTTCGTCGCCGAGGATGGAACGAAGGAGGAGCGAAGATGATagaagaggaaggaggagaGAAGATGCCAAGGAGAAGATTGATTACTCGCGCTTAATCAAAGGCTACGATGATATGGTATACTCTCTCTCATTCAGCTTCCTCATTAGAATTGAGTTTGGAGTTGTGACATTTGCAGTGCcttttatgttttaagataaacCCATGAACTCCTATTCGCTACAACTAGTCTTCTGGAGTTCCTTTATCTGTTTGTAGATTTGGATTCTGTATTGTTCTTGTCGGTTGCTTTGCGTGTGATAGTCACTGACATTGATTTTGATTTACTAAGGGTTTGTTGTGTTGTTTTCTTGATTAGTCAGCTTCTGAAAAAGTGAAGGCCAAGATGAAGCTCCAGCTTGATGAAACTGGTAAGTTACTCGGTCCCATTAGATAGATTGCAATGATTCTGCTCTCCATGCTTCTAGCACCTCCCATCTGATCCCCCAGACAACATCTTTTAAGTGGCATCTATCTTTGGAATGTTACTGTTAAATGGTGGGATGTGTTTTGGCACGTAACGTCTTGCCCTTGATTATGCGGATAAGGTTTCTCATTACTCTAGTGTAAGACTATTGTTATTAGCCTAGATGTTTTGTAGCCTTAAAGTTGGTTTGTTTCTCATGTATTTAAATGGAGGTAGGACACTGCTTTCGGGTATTATCGACTTGTCTACGGTTCTGGTTAGGATATAAGGAGGATTGGGACAAACCCTTTCCTGGAGATAGATCGTCTATATGTTGATTTATTTACTAGTATATAAAGAGGAACTTCATGGCGACTGATAaaagaacaagaaaagaaaTACTCTGTCCTTAAAGTGTGATTCCTCGCATTCCTGACCTTGTGAAAACGTTTATATCAGCTCATGTTTATTTCCTCTCTTGAAGTTGAAActaattttcttgcttgaaTTGCAGCTCAGAAAGATACCAGTAAGGGTGCAGGATGGGAACGATTTGATTTTGACAAAGATGCTCCACTTGATGATGAGGAAGTAGAAGGTCAGTTATCTTGtgaatttctatttttactcCTTGATTCGCTGTACAAAtagacataaaaaaaatcttcatatgATTATGCAGGTACGGATGATGACGCTGCCTTAGTGAAACGCATGGGACAGAGCTTTAGGTTTAACGCCATCGAGGTGTGATGAGTCATTATCTTTCATCGTCACTCGTTATTAATCATCATTCAACAACAATCACACCTTCAGACAAATTATATGGTTTATAATCAATTTGCAGTCGAGAAGGGAAGAGCAACTTAAAGATGCCCACGATGAAGCCATGTTTGGAGCACCCACAGGCCAAACTCTTATTGGTAACAACGAGGATGATGTTACAGAGACAACTAATGTGGAGGACATTGAAGGAGAAAACAACAGTGGCGCCGTAAGTCTTGTTAGCGAAAAGGTAAAAGCTCTCTGTTTTCATTCTTTTGCTCCTAAACCAATCGATCCTTGGAGCTCCACTTGCAGTACGTGCATAAACTTGTAAACATCTCATATTTTTGGGGTGCTTATAGGTACTTGCAAAACAGCAAGGATCTTGGCGTGACCGAGCTCGCAAGTCATGAATCCCAGTGAAAGTCAAGAAACACTTTAGTAGTTTATAGATGAGTTGGTCCTCTGTATTGTTGAATTTCTCTTATTTAATAGAAATTTTGTTGATGTGATTAAAGAGGATTTTATTTGAAACTTCGAAACTACTTcctatctttttattttgtgctttatatgataaaagtggGAAAGTATAATATGAAAATGTAAATGGTCTAATTTTCTAGCATTATTTATGAGAGACattacactatttttttttaacgctgatcaTACGAAGATCTATGTCTAATTGCATATTTAAGTGTATCATCTGAACACAGATTTGAATTTGGGTAAAAAATAATGCATGTCTAACTGCACCATCTGAACACATATTTGAATGTTCGGTGCAAAATAAAGTAATAGTTATTGACATTTATGATTGGCCGCACAAACTTCTCTTTATATCATTAAGAAATACTCCCTCCGGAtttgaatatatgatgtttAAGGTTGTGCACACATATTAAGAGAAATTAAATACTTACTTATATCAAATACTTTTTGGTTTTACTTTTAGTTAGTTTAAAGATTTATTTGAATCCCAATAAAATTCAACcacttatattttttacattttattttaaaagcaaaatGCATTAATGAAAAGTAGAACATCATACATTTgtatacaagaaaaaaaaactaaaacatcatatattcaaaTCCGGAGGGAGTAGCTAAAAATGGACGCACaaatacatctttttttttcttttttttttgacgcacaaatacatc
The window above is part of the Brassica napus cultivar Da-Ae chromosome C8, Da-Ae, whole genome shotgun sequence genome. Proteins encoded here:
- the LOC106442668 gene encoding luc7-like protein 3; this translates as MEEEKAAAYYDELTRKGEGAARFKQGLGFSAGNDAVPERSSAIASSSSFLNQFVKASSNPKLTEDDSDIRSIKDKLKKKNKPEDQHHSRVSEKSYRESSDRRRYRSRERDERDRRRSRSADRRRGYGDRERRRRRSRSRSSSPRMERRRSEDDRRGRRREDAKEKIDYSRLIKGYDDMSASEKVKAKMKLQLDETAQKDTSKGAGWERFDFDKDAPLDDEEVEGTDDDAALVKRMGQSFRFNAIESRREEQLKDAHDEAMFGAPTGQTLIGNNEDDVTETTNVEDIEGENNSGAVSLVSEKVLAKQQGSWRDRARKS